In Bacillus sp. S3, the sequence ATTAGGCCTGAACAACGCTCAAACCAGCCGGCTAATTTCATTTGCACCAATGATCTTCGAAGGTCAGTCGTATTCAATTCACAATTCTCCAAATACCAAATAACAGGATCATCGTTAATATGTTTTTTTCTAAAGCTCTGGATATCACCGAATGGTGTACCGATTAAATGTCTAATGATATCGATACAGCCGCCAAGTAAACGGCCGTGGAATTTCACATTTTGATTTGAAATAGTTTTCCACATAGTCTTTTCAGTTAAATGAAAAACACATGGAGAGGGATTGTCATGCTGCCACTTTTTTTGATAGTAATCTGAGGACCTCTGAAGTACTGATTCTCCCGTCTTTGTCGATAAAACAGATTTCCACATGGCCGTCGTTGCATCGGAATATTCCCCGCGTAAATCAATTAAATTAGTTCCGTGAGCGGTTGCGGTTCCTGTCTTCAATGTTATTGCAAGAAGCAAGCTGCTAGTATCAGAGTATCCTAACACCCATTTATTTTTAATATTTTCAAAGTCAATATGTTCGAGAATTTCTACTAATAATTCACCACCCCAAGGGGGCATGATGATGTCGATTTCAGGGTCAGCCATCATCTCATTAAATTCGGCTGCTCGTATTACCTTAGAAGCGGACTTAGCCTTATTTTGTGTCCAAACAGTATCGCCGCAGGTAATTCGAAAACCATCTTGTTCCAATCGTCTGCGTGCAAGCTTGACCAATTCATGTAATTCATCTTCTACGCCCGAAGACGGTGCCGTTACACCAATTTGTGCTCCATCTCTTAAATGCGGAAATGTAATCA encodes:
- a CDS encoding S66 peptidase family protein; this translates as MITFPHLRDGAQIGVTAPSSGVEDELHELVKLARRRLEQDGFRITCGDTVWTQNKAKSASKVIRAAEFNEMMADPEIDIIMPPWGGELLVEILEHIDFENIKNKWVLGYSDTSSLLLAITLKTGTATAHGTNLIDLRGEYSDATTAMWKSVLSTKTGESVLQRSSDYYQKKWQHDNPSPCVFHLTEKTMWKTISNQNVKFHGRLLGGCIDIIRHLIGTPFGDIQSFRKKHINDDPVIWYLENCELNTTDLRRSLVQMKLAGWFERCSGLMFGRSPANTPVENYTVNDVYQDLADELDIPIIYDIDCGHVPPQITFINGAYAEVMVTDGKGTVLQYFRP